Sequence from the Tachyglossus aculeatus isolate mTacAcu1 chromosome 17, mTacAcu1.pri, whole genome shotgun sequence genome:
tcagttccctcatctgtcaaatggagattgagacatgtataataataataataataataataataataataataataatgatggcattttattaagcacttactatgtgcaaagcactatgtactaaggactgtatccaccccagcgcttagtacggaagcagcgtggctcagtggaaagagcccgggctttggagtcagaggtcgtgggttcaaatcccggctccgccacttgtcagctgtgtgacgttgggcaagtcacttctgtgggcctcagttccctcatctgtcaaatggggatgaagactgtgagcccctcgtgggacaacctgattaccttgtatctaccccagcgcttagaacagtgctttgcacatagtaagcgcttaacaaatcccaacatttttattattattacggtgcctggcacgtagtaagggcttaacgaacacCGTCATCACCgtcataattagtaataataataataataatactgaatattatgattcattcattcaatcgtattcattgagcgcttactgtgtgcagagcactgtactaagcgcttgggaaggacaaatcaacaacatacagagacggcccctacccaacaatgggctcacggtctagaagcgggagcaGATCAACAAAATGATCTGTTGGCTCACGGTACATgccctacataaggctcacacagtcttaatcccatttggcagatgagctaactgaggcacagaaccattgcccaagatcacacacgaggtggtgaagcagggattagaactcaagtcttcaccccgaggcccatgttctttccactaggccactttgctaccctttagtaataataataataataataatggcatttattaagcgcttactatgtgcatgctctttccactaggcagcgtCGCtaccctttagtaataataataataataataatggcatttattaagcgcttactaagtgcatgctctttccactaggccacatcgctaccctttagtaataataataataataataataataataatggcatttattaagcgcttactatgtgcatgctctttccactaggccacgtcgctaccctttagtaataataataataataataataatggcatttattaagcgcttactatgtgcatgctgtttccactaggccacgtcgctaccctttagtaataataataacagtaatggcatttattaagcgcttactatgtgcatgctctttccactaggccacgtcgctaccctttagtaataataataataataataatggcatttattaagcgcttactatgtgcaaagcactgttctaagcgctggggaggttacaaggtgatcaggttgtcccacggggggctcacagtcttaatccccattttaccggtgagggaactgaggcccagagaagtcaagtgacttgccgaaagtcacccagctgacaattggcggagccgggatttgatcccgtgacctttgaccccaaagcccgggctctttgccactgagccacgctgcttcacgaccAATGTGGAATTCTGGGGCAGGATGAAACATTCAATGCAGGGGCCACGCAAAAGTATTTTAAtttcggggtgggtgggggtcctCACTATCTGGTCCAGGTTGTGGAAGTGGCAGGGTCGGCGCGGAGGGGGGTCCGGGTCCGGCTGGGGCCTCAGTTCTTCCTCGATCTCCGCCTCCATCTGCACCAGGGTGGGGGCCGCCACCCCAAGCCGTGCCCCCTGCCTTGCCAGCTCCAGGAGGCACAGCACCACCTGCTTCTCGTTCTTCCGCATCACCAGGTCATCCGTCTCGAACATCAGCACCTCTGCCGGGACCGGACCGGGGGTGGTCTTCCTCAGGGGGGTCCGgcctgccccccgcccaccccggcgGCCACCCCCGTTACCAGGGAGGCTGCCCAGCTGGGTAAGGGGAAGactggggagaagcagagaggcaggcCGTCTCCTAAGGACAAGGAGGGACTGCGTCcgcagcaggagggattgaggttagactcaataataataacaattttggtatttgttaagcgcttactatgtgcaaagcgctgttctaagcgctggggaggatacaaggtgatcgggttgtcccacgtggggctcacagtcttcatccccgttttgcagatgaggtcactgaggcccggagaagtgaagtgacttgcccaaagtcacccagctgacaagccgcagagccgggatttgaacccatgacctctgactccaaagcccgggctctttcgggcgcccttccttccttccttcccttcgtagactgtgagcccgctgttgttgggtagggaccgtctctctatgttgccaacttggacttcccaagcgcttagtacagtgctctgcacacagtaagtgctcaataaatcaatcaatcgtatgtattaatatttattaatatttattatatacgtatatatattaatatatatattaattccCTGACTCTTCTGGGACTCGGaagcccccatcaatcaatcaatcgtatttattaatatttattaatatttattatatatatattaatatttattaatacgattgattgattgatgggggcctCCGAGTCCCAGAAGAGTCCGGGAGGAGAAAGGGTTGGGCGGGTGGACTCTCTGGGGGCAAACCGGACTTGTAAATTCTGCATTGAATGACCCTTGGAAGGCTCTGCACGCGTCCCCCACTTCCCGCCGTCGGCGGGCACGACGGGGCTGGACGAGGGGGGCCGGTGGGGAAAGGGAGTCTAACCTCAGTCCCCCCAATCCTCGCCCGGAGAAGGGGCCCGAGGAAAGAGCCcaccaggggctggaggaggccGCGGCCAGGGCGGGCTGAAACGCGGCCTAGTGCGGCCTGTCCCTCTgccacgctcagaacagtgcttggcacatagtaagcgcttaacaaagaccattattattattattattggggtggtggggccccgggggtggagggagggacctCTGCCGTCCTAGCTACCCGAGGAAGGGATGTGCCAGTGTGATAGACAGCTAAGCcccatgctcagaacagtgcttggcacatagtaagcgcttaacaaagaccattattattattattattggggtggtggggccccgggggtggagggagggacctCTGCCGTCCTAGCTACCCGAGGAAGGGATGTGCCAGCGTGATAGACAGCTAAGCcccacgctcagaacagtgcttggcacatagtaagcgcttaacaaagactattattattattattagtagtagtagtagtagtattattagggtGGTGGGGCCCGGGTGTGGAAGGAGGGACCTCTGCCATCCTAGCTACCCGAGGAAGGGATGTGCCAGTGTGATAGACAGCTAAGCCCAGAGccaagtgggtgggtgggtgtcttttagactgtgagccgactgttgggtagggactgtctctatatgttgccaatttgtacttcccaagcgcttagtacagtgctctgcacacagtaagcgctcaataaatacgattgatgatgatgatgttttggagGGAGGGCCAGGCCTCAGTGGgcttgtttgtgtgtctgtgtgtttgtgtgtgtttctgtgggaGAGGGCACCAGggcccgatcaatcaatcgatcaatcgtatttattgagcacttactgtgtgcagagcactgtactaagcgcttgggaaggacaagttggcaacatatagagacagtccctacccaacagtgggctcacagtctaaaagggggaaacagagaacaaaaccaaacatcctaacaaaataaatagaatagatatgtacaagcaaaataaataaataaatagagtaataattatcatcatcatcatcaatcgtatttattgagcgcttactgtgtgcagagcactggactaagcgcttgggaagtacaagttggcaacatatagagacagtccctacccaacagtgggctcacagtctaaaagggggagacagagaacgaaaccaaacatcctaacaaaataaaataaatagaatagatatgtacaagtaaaataaataaatagagtaataattatcatcatcatcatcaatcatatttattgagcgcttactgtgtgcagagcactggactaagcgcttgggaagtacaagttggcaacatatagagacagtcccacccaacagtgggctcacagtctaaaagggggagacagagaacaaaaccaaacatacgaacaaaataaaataaattagaacaaaacatggagacaggcgtcaacgccatcagaataaacagacagcatgcttcccaagcgctttaggccggtgctctgcacccagtgagcgctcactaaatacgactgaatgaatgaatcatgaagaAAAGAAATGCGTGGAAAATAAATGGACTAGTAAAGGAATTCTGCCTTTCCCTTGGGAAGGAGGGATGCCGGCCCGATGCcactgggtgtgtttgtgtgttggggTGGCGCGATCCCCGGGGGAGGAAATGAGGCCGGTGGGTCGGGGGTTAGGGGGTCGTCGGGGGCGGCTACCTCGGATGCCCATCTCCTCCCGGCACCAGCCGATGAAGTTGGAGACGTTATCCCGGGCCTGGAAGGTGCCCGGCCGGGCCTCCGGGTTGCAGCTGACCCCGCGGCGGGGCCGGCGGAGGCCGGGGCCCGGGGTTCCGGGGGCGAGGCCGGCCCGGGCCACCCGGGTGACGTGGTTGGCGTGGTGGCACAGCACCCGTCCGGTGGCCAGGACGTCCAGGAAGTTGTCTTTGTCGACGCGCAGCGGGTACAGGCCTCGCAGCCACTCGGCCAAGTCCTCCTTCACCGCCGCCACGTACTGGGAGCTCGACGCGAAGGCCCGCGGCCCACGTGGCCACgccgggggcacggggggcagcGGCCCGGCCCACGCCGGTGCCCCCCACATCTCCCCTCCGGGCCCAGGGCCTGGTGCCCGAGCCCCAGCCCGCCGGTCCTGCCCGGCTCGGCCCCCTTCTCCTTGGCGACCGGCCTGCTACAAACCGCCCGGCTAACCCGGCCCTGCCTGGACTTGCCCGACgggaggccggggggtgggggcagcgcCCAGAGAAGAAGGGGGGACCCCAATTACCCCCCCAAAAGGGGCAGAGCATATGGctgctgttatcgacaagtagggtgccaaataggttaatcggtgtcaatcggccgcagggttcgtgtaCCCAACGTGGTGACGCAGACAGTAATaacggcaattattaagcgcttactatgtgcaaagcaccgttctaagcgctggggaggttacaaggtgatcaagattgtccccccgggggggctcacagtcctcacccccatgattgatttattactctatttatttcacttgtacatatctattctatttattttgttggtatgtttggttttgttctctgtctcccccttttagactgtgagccctcttttgggtagggactgtctctatatgttgccaacttgtacttcccaggcgcttagtacagtgctctgcacacagtaagcgctcaataaatacgattgattgatttattactctattttacttgtacatatctattctatttattttattttgttggtatgtttggttttgttctcgtctcccccttttagactgtgagcccactgttgggtagggactgtttctatatgttgccaacatgtacttcccaggcgcttagtacagtgctctgcacacagtaagcgctcaataaatacgattgattgattgattttacagatgagggaactgaggcccggagaagtgacttgcccaaagtcacccagctgacaaatggcggagccgggatttgaacccctgacctccgactccaaagcccgggctctttccactgagccacgctgcttcccggtgactagccagcgcttagaacggtgctttgcacatagtaagcgcttaacaaatgccattattattattattactattattagaggggaaacgGGTGTAGTGAGCGGGTGAGTGAGCCCACCATCCCCCCCTGGGATGCCCTTTGACCCCCAGGGTGCTCCATCCCGTGTGACCCAACAGGAGGATGGCACGGTTGCCCAGCAACCGAGGTGGCACGATGGGGGTGGTCTCGGGTTCCCACAGGCCCCCGAGACCTCTCTCCGCAGGGATGGATCAGCAAGGTTAGAGCTCGCCAACGGGGCAGCCCATCCAGCggtgctatttagtgagcgcttccgccccatcctgagcgctggggagccTACACCGCAACAGAGTTGGCCTCCCCTTCCCGGCTCctgctggtagagaagcagtgtggcccagtggaaagagcccgggctttggagtcattcactcattcattcaatcgtatttattgagcgcttactgtgtgcggagcactggactaagcgctcgggaagtacgagttggccaacattcattcattcattcattcaatcgtatttattgagcgcttacggtgtgcggagcactggactaagcgcttgggaagtaccagttggaggtcatgggttcaaatcccggctccgccagttgtcggctgggtgactttgggccagtcacttcacttctctgggcctctgttccctcatctggaaaatggggataaagactgtgaggcccatgagggacaacctgatcaccttgtaacctccccagcgcttagaacagtgctttgcacatagtaagtgcttaataaatgccattattattattattattattgcaccacaacagagttggcctcCCTTCCCGGCTCctgctggaagagaagcagtgtggctcagtggaaagagcccgggctttggagtcattcactcattcattcaatcgtatttattgagcacttactgtgtgcggagcactggactaagcacttgggaagtaccagttggagctcatgggttcaaatcccggctccgccagttgtcagctgggtgactttgggccagtcacttcacttctctgggcctcagttaccaaatctgtaaaatggggattaagactgtgagccccctgtgggacaacctgatcaccttgtaacttccccagcatttagaacagtgcaatgcacatagtaagcgcttaattaatgccatcattattattattatgttacagtctagagccgtGGCTTCCTTGCCCCCAATACCTTACACACCTGTAATTACGATAAAAGGCGATTATTATgctgttggttaagcgcttactatgtgccattcattcattcaatcattcattcaatcgtatttattgagcgcttactgtgtgcagagcactggactaagtgcttgggaagtacaagttggcaacatatagagatggtccctacccaacagcaggcctcacaggctagaagatgtcattcaatcgtatttattgagcgcttactgtgggcagagcactggactaagcgtttaggaagtacaagttgggctgtactaagcgctggggtgggttagagaagcagcgtggcacagtggaaagagcccgggctttggagtcagaggtcatgggttcaaatcccggctccgccgcttgtcgtctgggtgacttcgggcgagtcacttcacttctctgtgcctcagttccctcatctggaaaatggggatgaagaccgtgagccccccgtgagacaacctgctaataagaataataataatgatggcatttattaagcgcttactatatgcaaagcaccgttctaagcgctgatcaccttgtaacctccccagtgctcagaatggtgctttgcacatagtaagcgcttaatgaatgccattattattattattgttgggtagggactgtctctatatgttgccaacttgcacttcccaagcgcttagtacagtgctctgcacacagtaagcgctcaataaatacgattgattgattgattgattgattatcagaacctctgtcgggtagggaccgtctctagatgttgccaacttggacttcccaagcgcttagtccagtgctctgcacacagtaagcgctcaataaataggattgaatgaatgaacccgggtccccccggctcccgggcccgggctctgatcgcttacgttgccaacttgtacttcccaagcgcttagtacagtgctctgcacacagtaagcgctcaataaatacgattgattgattgattgatcgcttctGGGCCGAACTTTTCCTTTCTCCGCCCGACGCCCAGACCTGACCAGCCTCCTGcgaatggaggagggaagggacgaggACCCTCTGGAgctggagggcgaggaggaggaggaggacgaggaagaggaggaggaggaggagggagaggaggaggaagaggaggacgacgaggaggacgagggcgAGGAAGAAGAGGCAGACGCGGAAAGGTGGCCGGGGGAGCCGGCCAAGTCAGGAAAGGACTCAGAGGACACCGTGTCTTACCTGCCCCTGCGTCAGGCGTCCAGCACAGAGGAGGGGGCGGAAGCGGAGCCGACGCTGAGGCGCTCGGAGAGCAGTTTCTGGACCTGGTTttcccccctcagcctcctctccggccTGGGCGCCGCCTCCgacaggtacaatcaatcaatcaatcaatcaatcgtcttgattgagtgcttactgtgtgcagagcactgtactaagcgcttgggaaggccaagttggcaacacagagagacggtccctacccaacagtgggcccacagtctagaaggctgcgaAGCCAGGGGTCCCGGCCCTAGCTCCATCCGTTCGGGCGGGGTCGTatctcttgggaagcagcgtggctcaagtggaaagagcatgggctttggagtcagaggtcacgggttcgaatctcggctccgccacatgtctgctgtgtgaacttggttaagtcacttcacttctctgggcctcagtgacctcatctgtaaaatggggactgtgagccccccgtgggacaacctgatcaccttgtaacagccccagcgcttagaacggtgctttgcacatagtaagcgcttaataaatgctatcattattgttattattattgagcactgacgtgtgcccagcactgtactaagcgctcaggagaggtcAACAGGGCGacgcacagacacattccccgccgcCGTCCGCGTACGGCTTCGCGCCTGACCTCCCGGGGCCGGTCCGACCCCTTCCGCCTCCAGGAAGAGGTCCCCCCCGGGATCGGAGCTGTGCTCCCTGGAAAAGCCGAGACCCCCCGGCCGCATCTGCCCCCGCTGCGAGATCCTCTTCTGCAGGAAGTGCGAGACCTTACACAGCGACCCGGCCTACGTGGACCACTGCGTGCTGGCTCACGGCGAGGGTGAGGACGAGGGCCCGGGCGGGCGTGGGCATTCAGTCAGTAGCCGGTatctggtgactgtgagcccactgttgggtagggaccgtctctatatgttgccaacttgtacttcccaagcgcttagtacagtgctctgcacaccgtatgtgctcaataaatacgattgattgattaatgagtgctggactaagcgcttgggagagtccgacaggacagacccattccctgcccacgactagctcaataataataataatgttggtatttgttaagcgcttactgtgggccaagcaccgttctaagcgccggggaggttacaaggtcatcaggttgtcccccggggggctcccagtcttcacccccattttccagaggagggaactgaggcccagagaagtggattcACCcaaagctaagtggcagagccaggattcgaacccgtgacctctgactccaaagcccgggctctttccactgagccatgccgcttctctagtttacagtctagagggggagaccgacgtgaCCAGTAAGAAATACAGGACGGATGCGGGCGTGAGcggtgtggggcggggagggggcattcgggacgacgcagaggggagtgggagacgaggaaaagtggggcttattcattcgttcattcagtcatatttattgagcgcttactgtgtgcagagcactagactaagcgcttgggaagtccaagttggcgacgtatagagacggtcccccccaacagtttgtgagcccgctgttgggtagggactgtctctctatgttgccaacttggacttcccaagcgcttagtacagtgctctgcacacagtaagcgctcaataaatgcgattgaatgaaagaatgaatgaatgaatgaacagcgggctcacagttggggaaggcctctcggaggagacgggcctCGGACGTGGGGGTGAGGAATTGTCTGTACTtgtacttaacttgtacttcccaagcgcttagtccagtgctctgcacacagtaagcgctcaataaatacgattgaatgaatgaatgaatgaatgaatgaatgaatgaacagcaggctcacagttggggaaggcctctaggaggagacagGCCTTGGACGTGGGGCAGAGGAATTGTCGGTGGGATTGTACTtgtacttaacttgtacttcccaagcgcttagtacagtgctctgcacacagtaagcactcaataaatatgattgaatgaatgaatgaatgaatgaatgaacagcaggctcacagttggggaaggcctctcggaggagacagGCCTTGGACGTGGGGCagaggaattgtctgtgggattgtacttgtacttaacttgtacttcccaagcgcttagtacagtgctctgcacacagtaagcgctcaataaatacgattgaatgaatgaatgaatgaatgaacagcgggctcacagttggggaaggcctctcggaggagacgggcctCGGACGTGGGGGTgaggaattgtctgtgggattgtacttgtacttaacttgtacttcccaagcgcttagtacagtgctctgcacacagtaagcgctcaataaatacaattggatgaatgaatgaatgaatgaatgaatgaatgaatgtacagcaggctcacagttggggaagacctctaggAGGAGACAGGCCTTGGACGTGGGGCAGAGGAATTGTCGGTGGGATTGTACTtgtacttaacttgtacttcccaagcgcttagtacagtgctctgcacacagtaagcgctcaataaatacgattgaatgaatgaatgaatgaatgaacagcgggctcacagttggggaaggcctctcggaggagacgggcctCGGACGTGGGGGTgag
This genomic interval carries:
- the C17H17orf50 gene encoding uncharacterized protein C17orf50 homolog isoform X1 produces the protein MGVVSGSHRPPRPLSAGMDQQDLTSLLRMEEGRDEDPLELEGEEEEEDEEEEEEEEGEEEEEEDDEEDEGEEEEADAERWPGEPAKSGKDSEDTVSYLPLRQASSTEEGAEAEPTLRRSESSFWTWFSPLSLLSGLGAASDRKRSPPGSELCSLEKPRPPGRICPRCEILFCRKCETLHSDPAYVDHCVLAHGEAAELDVPSSRASAAESQTAEWPGLGGNESP
- the C17H17orf50 gene encoding uncharacterized protein C17orf50 homolog isoform X2, yielding MGVVSGSHRPPRPLSAGMDQQDLTSLLRMEEGRDEDPLELEGEEEEEDEEEEEEEEGEEEEEEDDEEDEGEEEEADAERWPGEPAKSGKDSEDTVSYLPLRQASSTEEGAEAEPTLRRSESSFWTWFSPLSLLSGLGAASDRKRSPPGSELCSLEKPRPPGRICPRCEILFCRKCETLHSDPAYVDHCVLAHGEAELDVPSSRASAAESQTAEWPGLGGNESP